Below is a window of Mycobacterium dioxanotrophicus DNA.
AGTCGATCGATCACGCCGGGGACATGGTCGGAGTACACGCCGCGACAGACCCGCAGGATCTGGCCTGAGCGGACCATCGCGGCAAGCGTCTTGCGCGACATGATCGATCTCAATTGCGCCGTGCTGGCCACACCGCCGTTGGTGGCAAAGAAGTTCTCGAGATCGAATGCAGCTCTGGGCACCCCTCGATGCTGGCCGTTTTGCCGGCTGCGATTGAAGAGGCCATCACCAATCTGTGGATAACCCCGTCGCCTTTTCCTGCCGAGCAGACACTGAGGTACCGGAAACGCGGCGTGTCGCGGACCGCAGCGTCTGTTCGCGCAAAGAAGTTCGCGCTAGAAAACCAAGGCCAGCGAAACGGCGACGGCCCACACCAGCATGGTGAGCCCGGTGTCGCGCAGCACGGGAATCAGCCCGGCGCCCCCGCTGCCTCCGCGCACGGGCCGGGCCGCGCGCACCGCGAGCGGCGCGGCCAGCAGACCCACCAGACACCACGGGGTGGCGGCGGTCAGCGCCAGCGTCCCGACCAGCGCCACGCCCAGCAACACCTGGTAGAGCACCCGTGTGCGGGCATCACCCAGCCGCACGGCCAGCGTGATCTTGCCGGACTCCGCGTCGGTCGGGATGTCGCGCAGGTTGTTGGCGACCAGCACGGCCGACGACAACGAGCCCATCACCACGGCCATCACCACGCCGACCCAATCGATCCGCAGGGCCTGCGTGTACTGCGTGCCCAGCACGGCCACCAGACCGAAGAAGATGAAGACCGCGATCTCACCCAGCCCGAGGTAGCCGTAGGGCTTCTTGCCGCCGGTGTAGAGCCACGCTCCGGCGATACACACCGCGCCCACGGCGATCAGCCACGGCGCGCTCACCGCGGCAAGCGCCAGGCCCGCGACGGCACCCACCGCCAAACTCGACAGCGCGGCGGTCAGCACTGCGCGGGGCGATGCCAACCGGGAGCCGACCAGTCGCAGCGGGCCCGATCGCACGTCGTCGGTGCCGCGGATGCCGTCGGAGTAGTCGTTGGCGTAGTTGACGCCGATGATCAGGGCCACCGCGACGGCCAGGGCCAGCAGCGCCTTCCACCACACCGCCGCGCCGAGCCACGCCGCCGCGCCGGTCCCGGCGATCACGGGGGAGACGGCGTTGGGCAAGGTGCGGGGCCGGGCGCCCTCGATCCATTGAGCGAAACTGGCCACGGCCGCCATCGTATGAGTACTCCAGAAACCGGACCTACACTGGCGGCATGAATGACCGGCTCAGCAAGACTGAGATCAGCAAGGATGTGCTGCAGGAATCCGTCGAGGCCGTGGCGTCGACCGTGGGCGAGGTGACCCACATCATCACGACTGCGGTCAAGGACGTGGCGGCGGCGATCGGCGGCCTGGCCACCGATGCGTTCGAGATCCGCGACAGTGCGCGCAAGGCCCGGGCCCAGCTCGACGACGACCTCGATGTGGACGCCGACGTCGACGCCCCCGCGGACGTCGAAGAAGCCGTCGACGAGGTCAAGCCCACCGACGTTCCCGGATCCCAGGACCTCGGCGACAAGACCGACTAGTGCTCGGAGTCGTCGGCGGTAGCGGCTTTTACACATTTTTCGGGCCGGACGCGCGCAGCGTCAGCGTGGACACGCCGTACGGCGCCCCCAGCGCTCCCATCACGGTCGGCACCGTCGGCCAGCATGAGGTGGCGTTCCTCCCCAGACACGGCGTGAATCATGAGTACTCGCCGCATACCGTGCCGTACCGGGCGAACATGTGGGCACTGCGCGCGCTGGGGGTGCGACGCGTCTTCGGGCCGTGCGCGGTCGGCAGCTTGACCCCCGACCTCGGTCCGGGGTCGATGGTGGTGCCCGATCAACTGGTCGACCGCACCAGCGCACGCCCCGACACCTATTTCGATTCCGGCGGCATCCATGTGAGTTTCGCCGACCCCTACTGTCCGACGCTGCGCGCTGCAGCGGCCGGGCTGCCCGGTGTGGTCGACGGCGGCACCATGGTGGTGATCCAGGGGCCGCGCTTCTCCACGCGTGCGGAGAGTCGCTGGTTCGCGGACCAGGGCTTCCGGCTGGTCAAC
It encodes the following:
- a CDS encoding 1,4-dihydroxy-2-naphthoate polyprenyltransferase → MASFAQWIEGARPRTLPNAVSPVIAGTGAAAWLGAAVWWKALLALAVAVALIIGVNYANDYSDGIRGTDDVRSGPLRLVGSRLASPRAVLTAALSSLAVGAVAGLALAAVSAPWLIAVGAVCIAGAWLYTGGKKPYGYLGLGEIAVFIFFGLVAVLGTQYTQALRIDWVGVVMAVVMGSLSSAVLVANNLRDIPTDAESGKITLAVRLGDARTRVLYQVLLGVALVGTLALTAATPWCLVGLLAAPLAVRAARPVRGGSGGAGLIPVLRDTGLTMLVWAVAVSLALVF
- a CDS encoding S-methyl-5'-thioadenosine phosphorylase translates to MLGVVGGSGFYTFFGPDARSVSVDTPYGAPSAPITVGTVGQHEVAFLPRHGVNHEYSPHTVPYRANMWALRALGVRRVFGPCAVGSLTPDLGPGSMVVPDQLVDRTSARPDTYFDSGGIHVSFADPYCPTLRAAAAGLPGVVDGGTMVVIQGPRFSTRAESRWFADQGFRLVNMTGYPEAVLARELEICYAAIALVTDLDAGIEAGAGVRTVDVFAEFERNIVPFKKLAHEALEAVDVERTCTHCLAHDGVKLPFELP